Sequence from the Echinimonas agarilytica genome:
TGGAATCGGCGCATTGGTGTTTATGTTTAAGCGTTTACGCGCATCAGGTGGCGCGCTTTATTTGTGCGGAGTGAAAGGCGCTCCACGAAAACTACTTGAAATGCTCCATGTGCATCGTGCGATTCCAATGTACGAAGACAAAACGGCCATGGTCGGTGAAACCGGCATTGTTGGCGTAGCAGCTTAATTGTTGCATTGAGATTCAGGAGAACACCATGCGTACACTCATTTGCTCATTATTGGCCTTGTCAGCGGTAGGATGTGCTTCTACGCCTTGGCCGCAAGAAGGGCGCGGAGGAATGGCTGAGCACGAATCCAACTTGTTGGGATGGTTAGACAGCTCAAGTGACACCCCAATGGGGCCTGAACATGGTTTGAAGTTTGAAATGACCATCGTCAAACATCACTTGGATCTTCTTGTGCTTGAAGGTGCAGAGCTTTGTTTTCCTGCATCAGTCGCTCAGGCGCGTTTACGAGAGCAGCGCATGATGCGTGAACTGCAAGGCGGTTTGGCGCTCGACGCGGCAAACGATATTGAAATTCAACAACATTTTTTACACACATTAGAAGAGCGATTAGATCACGTGAAACGCGGGGGGGCATGTAAACCAACAGGGATTGCAGGCATGAGCTCGTCACAATTGATCGACGGCTTACACCCTTTGCTCAATAGCAACAATCAGTTTGCGTTTGACTCAAGCGAACTGACTCCAGCATACCGCGATCAACTCAATCGAGTGGTGCCGCTGCTTCAGTCGGCCGAGCTTGCCATGGTGATCACGGGGCATACAGATATTCAAGGCTCAGGCAACAAACAATTGTCTCAACAGCGCGCGCAAACGGTTGCAAGTTACTTGCAATCTCAGGGCGTATCTCAACAACGAATGCTTGTTCGTGCTCAAGGCTCCAGTGCGCCCTATGAGGATGGAAATTCTGTCGAGCATTTTCACTCTAATCGCCGCGTGACGATTAGTTTGATTGAACCTGCGATGCTTCCTGGAGGTCGCCAATGAACAACTTACGTTTAGTCTTCAGCATTATCTTTTTATCCATTGCAATTGTGGGCGTCAGTTCGGCGTCAGAAT
This genomic interval carries:
- a CDS encoding STAS domain-containing protein; amino-acid sequence: MLSSFHTTPQGDLTLELHGAFNADACTSMNQRFENICHQYAGHNVVVDMNDVDALDASGIGALVFMFKRLRASGGALYLCGVKGAPRKLLEMLHVHRAIPMYEDKTAMVGETGIVGVAA
- a CDS encoding OmpA family protein, with product MRTLICSLLALSAVGCASTPWPQEGRGGMAEHESNLLGWLDSSSDTPMGPEHGLKFEMTIVKHHLDLLVLEGAELCFPASVAQARLREQRMMRELQGGLALDAANDIEIQQHFLHTLEERLDHVKRGGACKPTGIAGMSSSQLIDGLHPLLNSNNQFAFDSSELTPAYRDQLNRVVPLLQSAELAMVITGHTDIQGSGNKQLSQQRAQTVASYLQSQGVSQQRMLVRAQGSSAPYEDGNSVEHFHSNRRVTISLIEPAMLPGGRQ